One stretch of Rhea pennata isolate bPtePen1 chromosome 23, bPtePen1.pri, whole genome shotgun sequence DNA includes these proteins:
- the CTPS1 gene encoding CTP synthase 1 isoform X1 — protein sequence MKYILVTGGVISGIGKGIIASSIGTILKSCGLHVTSIKIDPYINIDAGTFSPYEHGEVFVLDDGGEVDLDLGNYERFLDIRLTKDNNLTTGKIYQYVINKERKGDYLGKTVQVVPHITDAIQEWVMRQAQIPVDEDGIEPQVCVIELGGTVGDIESMPFIEAFRQFQFKAKRENFCNIHVSLVPQPSSTGEQKTKPTQNSVRELRGLGLSPDLIVCRCSTPLDTSVKEKISMFCHVEPEQVICVHDVSSIYRVPLLLEEQGVVDYFRHRLDLPIERQPRRMLMKWKEMADRYDRLLETCSIALVGKYTKFSDSYASVIKALEHSALAINHKLDIKYIDSADLEPATLQEEPVRYHEAWQKLCGADGVLVPGGFGVRGTEGKIQAISWARKQKKPFLGVCLGMQLAVVEFARSVLGWQDANSTEFDPKTTHPVVIDMPEHNPGQMGGTMRLGKRRTLFQTKNSIMRKLYGDHDFLEERHRHRFEVNPELKNYFEEQGLKFVGQDEEGERMEVVELDEHPFFVGVQYHPEFLSRPIKPSPPYFGLLLASAGRLMHYLQKGCRLSPRDTYSDRSGSSSPDSEITELKFPSVNHD from the exons ATGAAGTACATCCTGGTCACGGGCGGGGTGATCTCTGGCATCGGCAAGGGCATCATTGCCAGCAGCATCGGCACCATTCTCAAATCCTGCGGGCTGCATGTCACCTCCATCAAGATCGACCCCTACATCAACATCGATGCTGGCACCTTCTCCCCCTACGAGCATG GAGAAGTGTTCGTGCTAGATGATGGAGGGGAAGTAGACCTGGATCTTGGTAACTATGAGCGCTTTCTTGATATCCGACTCACCAAAGACAACAATCTGACTACTGGGAAAATTTATCAGTATGTCATCaacaaggagaggaaaggagactaTCTTGGCAAAACTGTCCAAG ttgttcccCACATCACAGATGCTATACAAGAATGGGTAATGAGGCAGGCACAGATTCCTGTAGATGAAGATGGCATTGAACCCCAAGTGTGTGTGATTGAG CTTGGTGGAACAGTAGGTGATATTGAGAGCATGCCTTTCATTGAAGCTTTCCGCCAGTTCCAATTCAAAGccaaaagagagaatttttgtAATATTCATGTCAGTCTAGTACCCCAG CCAAGCTCTACAGGAGAGCAGAAGACTAAACCTACCCAGAACAGTGTTCGTGAACTCAGGGGTCTTGGTCTCTCACCAGATCTG ATTGTTTGCAGGTGCTCCACTCCTTTGGATAcctcagtaaaagaaaagatttccatGTTCTGTCATGTTGAACCAGAACAG GTCATCTGTGTTCATGATGTCTCTTCTATATACCGAGTTCCTCTGTTGTTAGAGGAGCAGGGAGTTGTTGACTACTTCAGGCACAGGCTTGACCTTCCCATTGAGAGGCAGCCCAGGAGGATGCTCATGAAGTGGAAGGAAATGGCTGACAG GTATGACCGTCTTCTTGAAACATGTTCCATTGCGCTTGTTGGTAAATACACCAAGTTTTCAGATTCCTACGCATCTGTCATTAAAGCTCTAGAACACTCTGCACTGGCTATCAACCACAAACTTGATATCAAG TATATTGATTCTGCTGACTTGGAGCCAGCTACTCTACAGGAAGAACCTGTCCGATACCATGAAGCATGGCAGAAGCTATGCGGTGCTGA TGGAGTTCTGGTTCCTGGTGGATTTGGCGTTCGAGGAACAGAAGGCAAAATTCAAGCTATTTCCTGggcaaggaaacagaaaaaaccCTTCTTAG GGGTTTGTTTGGGAATGCAGTTAGCAGTTGTGGAATTTGCACGCAGTGTTCTTGGTTGGCAAG ATGCTAACTCAACAGAATTTGACCCCAAAACTACACATCCAGTG gtCATAGACATGCCAGAGCATAATCCTGGACAAATGGGCGGGACCATGAGGCTTGGCAAGAGAAGAACACTCTTCCAAACCAAGAATTCAATCATGA GGAAGCTATATGGGGATCATGATTTCTTGGAAGAGAGACATAGACACAGATTTGAG GTCAATCCAGAATTGAAGAACTATTTTGAAGAGCAAGGTTTGAAATTTGTAGGCCAGGATGAGGAGGGAGAGCGAATGGAAGTGGTTGAGTTGGATG aGCATCCATTCTTTGTTGGTGTACAGTATCACCCTGAATTCCTTTCTAGACCAATTAAGCCATCTCCACCATACTTTGGCCTCCTCTTGGCATCTGCTGGAAGGCTAATGCATTATCTACAAAAGGGCTGCAGGCTCTCACCCAG GGACACCTACAGCGATAGAAGTGGCAGCAGCTCACCCGACTCAGAGATTACAGAACTGAAGTTTCCATCAGTAAATCATGACTGA
- the CTPS1 gene encoding CTP synthase 1 isoform X2 → MKYILVTGGVISGIGKGIIASSIGTILKSCGLHVTSIKIDPYINIDAGTFSPYEHGEVFVLDDGGEVDLDLGNYERFLDIRLTKDNNLTTGKIYQYVINKERKGDYLGKTVQVVPHITDAIQEWVMRQAQIPVDEDGIEPQVCVIELGGTVGDIESMPFIEAFRQFQFKAKRENFCNIHVSLVPQPSSTGEQKTKPTQNSVRELRGLGLSPDLIVCRCSTPLDTSVKEKISMFCHVEPEQVICVHDVSSIYRVPLLLEEQGVVDYFRHRLDLPIERQPRRMLMKWKEMADRYDRLLETCSIALVGKYTKFSDSYASVIKALEHSALAINHKLDIKYIDSADLEPATLQEEPVRYHEAWQKLCGADGVLVPGGFGVRGTEGKIQAISWARKQKKPFLGVCLGMQLAVVEFARSVLGWQDANSTEFDPKTTHPVVIDMPEHNPGQMGGTMRLGKRRTLFQTKNSIMRKLYGDHDFLEERHRHRFEVNPELKNYFEEQGLKFVGQDEEGERMEVVELDEHPFFVGVQYHPEFLSRPIKPSPPYFGLLLASAGRLMHYLQKGCRLSPRWIFTGREEPSLDFSDILTAIA, encoded by the exons ATGAAGTACATCCTGGTCACGGGCGGGGTGATCTCTGGCATCGGCAAGGGCATCATTGCCAGCAGCATCGGCACCATTCTCAAATCCTGCGGGCTGCATGTCACCTCCATCAAGATCGACCCCTACATCAACATCGATGCTGGCACCTTCTCCCCCTACGAGCATG GAGAAGTGTTCGTGCTAGATGATGGAGGGGAAGTAGACCTGGATCTTGGTAACTATGAGCGCTTTCTTGATATCCGACTCACCAAAGACAACAATCTGACTACTGGGAAAATTTATCAGTATGTCATCaacaaggagaggaaaggagactaTCTTGGCAAAACTGTCCAAG ttgttcccCACATCACAGATGCTATACAAGAATGGGTAATGAGGCAGGCACAGATTCCTGTAGATGAAGATGGCATTGAACCCCAAGTGTGTGTGATTGAG CTTGGTGGAACAGTAGGTGATATTGAGAGCATGCCTTTCATTGAAGCTTTCCGCCAGTTCCAATTCAAAGccaaaagagagaatttttgtAATATTCATGTCAGTCTAGTACCCCAG CCAAGCTCTACAGGAGAGCAGAAGACTAAACCTACCCAGAACAGTGTTCGTGAACTCAGGGGTCTTGGTCTCTCACCAGATCTG ATTGTTTGCAGGTGCTCCACTCCTTTGGATAcctcagtaaaagaaaagatttccatGTTCTGTCATGTTGAACCAGAACAG GTCATCTGTGTTCATGATGTCTCTTCTATATACCGAGTTCCTCTGTTGTTAGAGGAGCAGGGAGTTGTTGACTACTTCAGGCACAGGCTTGACCTTCCCATTGAGAGGCAGCCCAGGAGGATGCTCATGAAGTGGAAGGAAATGGCTGACAG GTATGACCGTCTTCTTGAAACATGTTCCATTGCGCTTGTTGGTAAATACACCAAGTTTTCAGATTCCTACGCATCTGTCATTAAAGCTCTAGAACACTCTGCACTGGCTATCAACCACAAACTTGATATCAAG TATATTGATTCTGCTGACTTGGAGCCAGCTACTCTACAGGAAGAACCTGTCCGATACCATGAAGCATGGCAGAAGCTATGCGGTGCTGA TGGAGTTCTGGTTCCTGGTGGATTTGGCGTTCGAGGAACAGAAGGCAAAATTCAAGCTATTTCCTGggcaaggaaacagaaaaaaccCTTCTTAG GGGTTTGTTTGGGAATGCAGTTAGCAGTTGTGGAATTTGCACGCAGTGTTCTTGGTTGGCAAG ATGCTAACTCAACAGAATTTGACCCCAAAACTACACATCCAGTG gtCATAGACATGCCAGAGCATAATCCTGGACAAATGGGCGGGACCATGAGGCTTGGCAAGAGAAGAACACTCTTCCAAACCAAGAATTCAATCATGA GGAAGCTATATGGGGATCATGATTTCTTGGAAGAGAGACATAGACACAGATTTGAG GTCAATCCAGAATTGAAGAACTATTTTGAAGAGCAAGGTTTGAAATTTGTAGGCCAGGATGAGGAGGGAGAGCGAATGGAAGTGGTTGAGTTGGATG aGCATCCATTCTTTGTTGGTGTACAGTATCACCCTGAATTCCTTTCTAGACCAATTAAGCCATCTCCACCATACTTTGGCCTCCTCTTGGCATCTGCTGGAAGGCTAATGCATTATCTACAAAAGGGCTGCAGGCTCTCACCCAG gtGGATCTTCACTGGAAGAGAAGAGCCTTCATTAGATTTTTCAGACATTCTTACAGCAATAGCTTGA